One Cellulosimicrobium protaetiae genomic region harbors:
- the dacB gene encoding D-alanyl-D-alanine carboxypeptidase/D-alanyl-D-alanine-endopeptidase, which translates to MPAPDVPVEAPVPAGAEQARAEAPDRRRRMGWGARAGVAAGVVLVLAGGYVVADAYDVVPGVLTTAEPYPEPNPFPEAPGAVAAPPLEVGLPTLDDAAPVPAAGSVQALADALAADTRLGPRVGVLVTDAATGDVLGASGDTVGHVPASTLKTLTAAAALASPGAHATLPTRALLEGQETVYLVGGGDMMLAAGAGDPTAVNGRAGLGDLAAQVAGELRLTGRTTISLRLDDTLFTGAAVAPTVDPASVRNGYVAPVAALAVDIARLEDEEYAPRAEDPAMAAADAFVAALAEQGVTVTGDVVRATPEGETRTVGTVESAPLSEVVAYLLQHSDNTITEVVGRVVAIDAGLPGSAAGAAQAVRSAVEGLGVDLTGAALADLSGLGDGSVLTPAQLDEVVGLLADPAHPQLRPGAIGLPVAGLSGTLGERYLDNAGRGVVRAKTGSLPNVTSLAGTVVTADDRLLVFSLMADAVPDGGTYGARLIFDDFVASLAECGCTS; encoded by the coding sequence GTGCCCGCGCCCGACGTCCCGGTGGAGGCACCGGTACCTGCCGGTGCCGAGCAGGCGCGCGCGGAAGCGCCGGACCGGAGGAGACGCATGGGCTGGGGTGCGCGCGCGGGCGTGGCCGCCGGCGTCGTGCTCGTCCTCGCGGGCGGGTACGTCGTGGCGGACGCGTACGACGTCGTGCCCGGCGTCCTCACGACCGCGGAGCCGTACCCGGAACCGAACCCGTTCCCCGAGGCGCCGGGCGCCGTCGCGGCACCCCCGCTCGAGGTCGGGCTGCCGACCCTCGACGACGCGGCCCCGGTCCCGGCGGCCGGGAGCGTGCAGGCGCTGGCCGACGCGCTCGCGGCCGACACCCGGCTCGGCCCGCGCGTCGGCGTCCTGGTGACCGATGCCGCGACGGGCGACGTGCTGGGGGCGAGCGGCGACACCGTGGGCCACGTCCCGGCGTCGACGCTCAAGACGCTCACCGCGGCGGCGGCGCTCGCGTCGCCGGGCGCGCACGCGACCCTCCCGACGCGCGCGCTCCTGGAAGGGCAGGAGACCGTGTACCTCGTGGGGGGCGGCGACATGATGCTCGCCGCCGGCGCCGGCGACCCGACGGCGGTCAACGGCCGGGCAGGCCTCGGGGACCTCGCGGCGCAGGTCGCGGGGGAGCTGAGGCTCACGGGCCGGACGACGATCTCGCTCCGCCTCGACGACACCCTCTTCACCGGCGCGGCCGTCGCGCCGACGGTGGATCCGGCGAGCGTGCGCAACGGCTACGTCGCGCCCGTCGCCGCGCTCGCCGTCGACATCGCACGGCTCGAGGACGAGGAGTACGCGCCGCGTGCCGAGGACCCGGCGATGGCCGCCGCCGACGCGTTCGTCGCCGCCCTCGCCGAGCAGGGGGTCACGGTGACGGGAGACGTGGTCCGCGCCACGCCGGAGGGCGAGACCCGCACGGTGGGCACGGTGGAGTCCGCACCGTTGAGCGAGGTCGTGGCCTACCTGCTGCAGCACTCCGACAACACCATCACCGAGGTCGTGGGTCGTGTCGTCGCGATCGACGCGGGTCTCCCCGGCTCGGCGGCGGGCGCGGCGCAGGCCGTCCGGTCGGCGGTCGAGGGTCTCGGGGTCGACCTCACGGGCGCGGCGCTCGCGGACCTGTCGGGCCTCGGCGACGGCTCGGTCCTCACGCCCGCGCAGCTCGACGAGGTCGTCGGCCTGCTCGCCGACCCGGCCCACCCGCAGCTGCGACCCGGCGCGATCGGGCTGCCGGTCGCCGGGCTGTCCGGGACGTTGGGCGAGCGCTACCTCGACAACGCGGGCCGCGGCGTCGTACGGGCCAAGACCGGCAGCCTGCCGAACGTCACGTCGCTCGCGGGCACGGTCGTCACGGCCGACGACCGCCTCCTCGTGTTCTCCCTCATGGCCGACGCCGTCCCGGACGGCGGCACGTACGGGGCGCGCCTCATCTTCGACGACTTCGTCGCGTCCCTTGCGGAGTGCGGCTGCACATCCTGA
- a CDS encoding type II toxin-antitoxin system VapC family toxin — translation MSTLYLLDTNVLVALLRGSGAAARPRLREAEGRVAVSTVSEMELEYGIERSDDPHRNRQAVDDLLSLVDVLPFDGLAAMHAGRVRALLAARGTPIGPYDALLAGHARSLGLVMVTNNLREFSRVPGLEVEDWLTGASREP, via the coding sequence GTGAGCACGCTCTACCTGCTGGACACGAACGTCCTCGTCGCGCTGCTGCGCGGGAGCGGCGCGGCGGCGCGACCGAGGCTTCGGGAAGCGGAGGGGCGAGTCGCTGTCTCGACCGTGAGCGAGATGGAGCTCGAGTACGGCATCGAGAGATCGGACGACCCGCACCGCAACCGCCAGGCCGTCGACGACCTGCTCTCGCTCGTGGACGTGCTCCCCTTCGACGGGCTCGCGGCGATGCACGCCGGCCGCGTCCGCGCTCTCCTCGCCGCCCGCGGCACGCCCATCGGGCCCTACGACGCCCTCCTCGCCGGGCACGCCCGGTCGCTCGGCCTCGTCATGGTGACGAACAACCTCCGCGAGTTCTCTCGCGTTCCCGGCCTCGAGGTCGAGGACTGGCTCACGGGAGCGTCGCGTGAGCCCTGA